The following is a genomic window from Sciurus carolinensis chromosome 3, mSciCar1.2, whole genome shotgun sequence.
TCCTCAGTTGGTGTTCCGGCTTAGGATGCGCAGAGAGTGTAGTGAGAGTAGTGTAGTGGCGCAGGGGCCCGGCTCCTGCTTCGAGTCGGCCCTCACCGACCATTATTGTGTCCTGAGGCCCATTGGGGAGGGGAGCTTCAGCCAGGTGCTGCTGGCCCGCCATCTCCTGACCGGGGTCAAGGTGGCGGTGAAAGTCGTGCCAAAGACGGAGGGGCACGAGCCTGTGCTACGGGAACGGGAATGGTTGATGTCCCTGGAGCACCCGAACATGATCCAGCTCTTCCAGGTCATCGAGACCACCCGCAATATGTACCTGGTCATGGAATATGCAGAGGGCGGGCAGCTCCGGCTTCGCATCCCGCGGGAAGGTGGCCTACCCGAGGAGAAGGTGCGCAGGGCGTTCAGGGAGATGGTGCAGGTCGTGCATTACTGCCACCAGAAGGGCGTGGCGCACCTCGACCTCAAGCCAGAGAACTTCGTGGTGGATGCCAGGGGCCACATAAAGCTCATCGACTTTGGCCTGAGCACCAGCATCACGCCTGGGCAGCAGCTGACCGGGTTCAGGGGCACTCTCCTGTACCTCGCCCCTGAAATCATCCAGCGCAAGGGATTCGAGGGCCCCCCTGCAGACGTCTGGAGCCTGGGCGTCACTCTCTATTTCATGCTCACCGGGAGAAGACCATTCATGGCGAGCACCAGTAAGGGGCTGCAGAATCTGGTCCTGCAGGCAAGTTACCACATTCCCCCGCATGTGTCCCGGGGAGCTCGCAGCCTCATTCAGCAACTCCTGACGGTGGACCCCACACACAGGCCCACCCTAGAGCAGGTCGTGGCGCACCCATGGCTGAGCCAGGGCCAGGACTCTTCACCCAGTCGTCCCAGCCAGCCACTCCCCAAGCGGCCCGACCCCGTCATCATGACCATGATGTTTGACATGGGTTTCGACCCCTACAACACCTGGCTGTCCCTGGCCAACCGCCAATTTGATGAGGCCATGGCCACCTACCTTCTCCTGCAGCACCAGAGAAGCCAGGGTGCGGG
Proteins encoded in this region:
- the LOC124979432 gene encoding sperm motility kinase 2B-like; the protein is MRRECSESSVVAQGPGSCFESALTDHYCVLRPIGEGSFSQVLLARHLLTGVKVAVKVVPKTEGHEPVLREREWLMSLEHPNMIQLFQVIETTRNMYLVMEYAEGGQLRLRIPREGGLPEEKVRRAFREMVQVVHYCHQKGVAHLDLKPENFVVDARGHIKLIDFGLSTSITPGQQLTGFRGTLLYLAPEIIQRKGFEGPPADVWSLGVTLYFMLTGRRPFMASTSKGLQNLVLQASYHIPPHVSRGARSLIQQLLTVDPTHRPTLEQVVAHPWLSQGQDSSPSRPSQPLPKRPDPVIMTMMFDMGFDPYNTWLSLANRQFDEAMATYLLLQHQRSQGAGCQLQAEPVRRRGAGPCPGPSVDPPSVHPNRCTSEPALLLPREPQQPKEAKPSGGKDAACASLPAFPLRFLQEKTPAPRLASQQVSGPSPGRRGAEGDSSASQGTSTGPVQDRGKGWRRVTRRISTCLRRLCCCLSCVQGPAWRRRVAPADGGHRPHRLPNSVVPDIVPT